One stretch of Chitinophaga pendula DNA includes these proteins:
- a CDS encoding TonB-dependent receptor codes for MKQILLILSCLATVIPVFSQRYTLKGHVISTSTKEPVIGATILLRLQTDSLKQYPTITGHNGEFHMEAAGGAYTLLVRAFNFLGYSVAIVLERNTDLGLISLVDHVQQLSAIQVQGEKSTLELKTDKKVFNVGKDILSKGGSANDILNNVPSVNVDIQGNVSLRDNQNVRILINGKPSMQTQNNGLSQIPAANIEKIEVISNPSSAYEAQGSAGIINIILKKNASLGFNASLQAGLASPKNNSINLNASYKTQRFNVFTNIGYRDQSLLFIDDIIRINKAPYNQLRQANRSQLHFDNLNLYLGTDIYLNESNTLTASYYRTKVGNNDANSFFYNYFNEHGALDSSISRFEQYREPQLFNELEVNYTKTFRQPGKKWTTYVQYDFWNDDENQNIRQFNDQSSTKQTNITTRDIESSKDIYLQSDYKLPLKSGQLEMGIRSQWRAIRSEYSADQDGKLLNGNNNKLFYDENIYAAYAQYNKKWKRLDAQLGLRSELSSIHIRDREQTINKSKQYTDLFPTLHLQYGFQNEWTLQASYSRRINRPKFWQLNTFAGLSDQRFLQRGNPDIDPMYTNAMELSLLKKTGKLSINPGIYYQYTTNYFGAVIAVQGDGNLVRTWANMGTENRYGFDMTTTYNPYTWWRLSWDINYYSFSQRGEYAGKTYSADNTTWFTTARSSMRFPKIVNIDGSFTYRGKRQEVQVTVSDQYRANIGFSKDLFKDQLTLSFSVNNIFDSNIYVEEMDIPTYSLYSRSQQKGVVYNANVVYRLNRRKSQSDRLPAEK; via the coding sequence ATGAAGCAAATACTTCTAATTCTATCTTGTCTTGCGACAGTAATACCCGTATTTAGCCAACGATATACTTTGAAGGGACATGTCATATCTACCTCTACTAAGGAGCCTGTTATTGGAGCAACCATATTATTGCGGTTACAAACAGATTCATTAAAACAATATCCTACCATCACCGGCCACAACGGCGAGTTCCATATGGAGGCAGCAGGCGGGGCGTACACCTTGCTGGTTCGGGCCTTTAATTTCCTTGGCTATTCGGTAGCAATAGTCTTAGAGAGAAACACCGACCTTGGTTTAATCAGCCTGGTTGATCATGTACAGCAGCTATCTGCCATACAGGTACAAGGTGAAAAATCGACATTGGAATTAAAAACTGACAAAAAGGTATTCAACGTGGGAAAAGATATCCTATCGAAGGGAGGCAGTGCGAATGACATCCTAAATAATGTGCCGTCGGTCAATGTAGACATACAGGGTAATGTATCGCTACGGGATAATCAGAATGTTCGGATACTGATAAACGGGAAACCGTCCATGCAAACGCAGAACAATGGTCTATCACAAATCCCGGCGGCGAACATTGAAAAGATCGAAGTGATCAGCAACCCCTCGTCTGCCTATGAGGCGCAGGGTAGTGCAGGTATCATCAATATAATACTGAAGAAAAATGCCTCCCTTGGATTTAATGCATCGTTACAGGCAGGACTTGCCAGTCCGAAGAACAATAGTATTAATCTCAATGCCAGTTACAAAACGCAAAGATTTAATGTATTCACTAATATTGGATACCGGGACCAGTCTTTATTGTTCATAGACGATATAATACGTATCAATAAGGCGCCCTATAACCAGCTTCGGCAAGCCAACCGTTCCCAGTTACACTTCGACAATCTAAACCTTTACCTGGGAACAGATATTTACCTCAATGAAAGCAATACCTTGACGGCGAGTTATTACCGCACCAAAGTAGGTAATAACGACGCTAATAGCTTCTTCTACAACTATTTCAATGAACACGGTGCACTGGATAGCAGTATCAGTCGTTTCGAGCAATACCGTGAACCACAGCTATTCAACGAGCTGGAAGTAAATTATACCAAAACCTTTCGGCAGCCGGGAAAAAAGTGGACCACCTATGTACAATATGATTTCTGGAATGATGATGAAAATCAAAATATCCGGCAGTTCAATGACCAGTCCAGTACCAAGCAGACAAATATTACCACGCGTGATATCGAGAGCAGTAAAGACATTTACTTACAAAGTGATTATAAATTACCGTTAAAATCAGGACAGCTGGAGATGGGTATCCGTAGCCAGTGGCGAGCCATCCGGAGCGAATATTCTGCCGATCAGGATGGGAAGTTATTGAACGGTAATAACAATAAACTCTTTTATGATGAGAATATCTATGCCGCCTACGCTCAATATAATAAGAAGTGGAAACGCCTGGATGCTCAATTGGGATTACGTAGCGAGCTGTCCAGTATCCATATCAGGGATCGCGAACAAACCATCAATAAAAGCAAACAATATACAGACCTTTTCCCTACCCTTCATTTGCAGTATGGCTTTCAAAATGAATGGACGCTACAGGCAAGTTATAGCCGCAGGATCAACCGTCCTAAATTCTGGCAGCTGAACACCTTTGCCGGCTTATCTGATCAGCGTTTCTTACAGCGAGGTAATCCAGATATAGATCCTATGTATACGAATGCTATGGAATTATCATTATTGAAGAAAACGGGAAAATTGAGTATAAATCCGGGTATCTACTATCAGTATACGACTAATTACTTTGGTGCAGTGATCGCCGTACAGGGCGATGGCAATTTAGTGCGAACGTGGGCCAACATGGGTACGGAAAATCGTTATGGTTTCGACATGACTACTACCTATAACCCGTATACCTGGTGGCGGCTCTCCTGGGATATAAACTACTACTCTTTCTCGCAGCGGGGCGAGTATGCAGGTAAAACATATAGTGCCGACAATACGACCTGGTTTACGACCGCCCGCTCCAGCATGCGATTTCCTAAGATTGTGAATATAGACGGTAGTTTCACCTACCGTGGTAAGCGACAGGAAGTACAGGTAACCGTATCCGATCAATATCGTGCCAATATAGGATTCTCCAAAGACCTGTTCAAGGACCAATTAACGCTTTCCTTTAGTGTGAACAATATTTTCGACTCCAATATTTACGTAGAGGAAATGGACATTCCTACTTACTCTCTTTACAGCCGTTCGCAGCAAAAGGGAGTGGTTTATAATGCTAACGTAGTATACCGGCTGAACCGAAGGAAGAGCCAGTCGGATCGTTTGCCGGCGGAGAAGTAG
- a CDS encoding GNAT family N-acetyltransferase, with product MIHHGQVTLRRTVIPDLEFLFEFQLDKEANHLAAFTPKDPTNKAAYLEKFAKHLEDPTINMQTILVDGIIVGSIAKFEMRGDTEITYWIDKKFWGQGITTTALDNFLTLESTRPIFGRVAFDNFGSQRVLEKCGFVKTGTDKGFANARQTEVEEFIYKLL from the coding sequence ATGATACACCACGGACAAGTAACACTCAGAAGAACAGTAATACCCGATTTAGAATTCCTGTTTGAATTCCAACTTGACAAAGAAGCTAATCATTTAGCGGCATTTACGCCCAAGGACCCTACGAACAAAGCAGCCTACCTGGAAAAATTTGCCAAACATCTTGAGGATCCGACAATAAATATGCAGACAATTCTCGTTGACGGAATTATCGTAGGGAGTATTGCAAAATTTGAAATGAGAGGAGATACTGAAATCACCTACTGGATCGACAAAAAATTTTGGGGACAAGGGATTACAACAACAGCACTTGATAACTTCCTTACACTGGAAAGCACAAGGCCTATTTTTGGACGGGTAGCGTTTGACAATTTTGGCTCCCAAAGAGTTTTGGAAAAGTGTGGTTTTGTAAAAACGGGTACGGATAAAGGCTTTGCAAATGCGCGACAAACAGAGGTAGAAGAATTTATTTATAAGCTGTTATAA
- a CDS encoding serine hydrolase, whose amino-acid sequence MSVSSVKALCIFILCLLSCEYLSAHNGSIAYAYPLGEIKVDGDLTDWPKDAVRYKIAVHPSDTKPQNESDFSGFFQLGYSLANQSLYVAFTITDNDFVEDTSKYVQWNTQDGLEVSIDARHLLAGSGVASFMYSKKLRNTNNAFYDPFASKATWDIMEVAVIHRGNTRIYEWRIQLGNELTVGKSVGFDFHVFDKDRDGSFSWSAWGKGEAKYMNTNSLGDIVFMPADRKLSAVIGKLSWNKPQTTKLPGSVRVISLDNPKLWVTAEVDSLGNYAVMIPSGKYKLALSETYFSSADGPYAANQEGPITIVVRSGQKVVSPALVISSTPLPDLIPNKGVLLDFTTSSASRIDNFIETYRNYYGIPGVSLALIKDGKLVYHKTYGVSNTMTGDKVNDNTLFEAASITKPVFAFAVERLAERGVINLDRPLYEYLPYKDIEYDERYKLMTARHVLTHRTGFPNWRWMNDDGKLNLKFTPGTAFNYSGEGFEYLKLVVEKITSKKVEQVLQEEVIQPIGLYHTFFSKNDSLQRMVAYGHYDKRPSKNDLPESPGMAYSMHTEAKIFTRFMLYLLEQKGLKPATYDTILSKHSEYPFADEVHKPKVPTYMGMSLEIRETPFGKTFGHGGNNGDFTCRFEVYKDLKMGYVIFTNSNTSSPLLENLNKFLVEGKDKAL is encoded by the coding sequence ATGTCAGTTTCATCTGTTAAAGCGCTTTGCATATTTATATTATGCTTGCTGTCCTGTGAGTATCTATCTGCTCACAATGGAAGTATTGCTTATGCCTATCCACTTGGTGAGATCAAAGTTGACGGCGATCTTACTGATTGGCCCAAAGATGCCGTGAGGTATAAGATTGCCGTACATCCCTCGGATACGAAGCCTCAAAATGAATCCGACTTTTCCGGTTTTTTCCAACTAGGGTATAGCCTTGCCAATCAGTCCTTATATGTAGCCTTTACTATAACAGACAATGATTTCGTTGAGGATACGTCCAAATACGTACAATGGAATACGCAAGATGGACTGGAGGTCAGTATAGATGCACGTCATTTGCTGGCGGGTTCCGGGGTTGCATCATTTATGTACAGTAAGAAGCTGCGTAACACGAACAATGCTTTCTATGATCCATTTGCCAGCAAAGCAACCTGGGATATCATGGAAGTTGCCGTTATACATCGTGGCAACACCCGTATCTATGAATGGCGGATTCAGTTGGGTAACGAGCTGACAGTAGGTAAGTCGGTCGGATTCGATTTTCATGTATTTGACAAGGACCGCGATGGAAGTTTTTCCTGGTCTGCGTGGGGGAAGGGAGAAGCTAAGTATATGAATACCAACAGCCTTGGCGACATTGTCTTTATGCCTGCGGATAGAAAATTGTCCGCTGTTATTGGAAAATTGAGCTGGAACAAGCCACAGACAACAAAACTTCCAGGCAGCGTTCGTGTTATCTCATTAGATAATCCTAAACTTTGGGTTACAGCCGAAGTAGACAGCCTGGGTAATTATGCTGTAATGATACCTTCCGGGAAATATAAGCTCGCATTGTCTGAGACGTATTTTTCCTCTGCAGATGGACCTTATGCTGCCAACCAGGAAGGACCAATTACGATTGTGGTCAGATCTGGACAAAAGGTTGTTTCACCTGCGCTTGTTATCTCGTCGACTCCCCTACCTGACCTGATCCCCAATAAGGGCGTTCTGTTAGATTTTACGACATCCAGCGCCAGCAGAATAGATAATTTCATTGAAACTTATCGCAATTACTATGGTATACCAGGTGTTTCACTCGCCCTAATCAAAGATGGGAAACTGGTTTATCATAAAACATATGGCGTTAGTAATACGATGACCGGGGACAAAGTAAATGACAATACATTATTTGAGGCGGCGTCTATTACCAAACCTGTATTTGCCTTCGCTGTCGAGCGATTGGCAGAACGAGGAGTTATCAACCTCGATCGGCCACTGTACGAGTATCTACCATATAAAGATATCGAATACGATGAACGATATAAGCTGATGACTGCAAGACATGTGTTAACCCACCGAACTGGCTTTCCAAATTGGCGATGGATGAATGATGATGGAAAACTGAACCTGAAATTCACCCCAGGTACCGCATTTAACTACTCAGGTGAAGGTTTCGAATATTTGAAACTAGTGGTAGAAAAAATTACCAGTAAAAAAGTGGAACAGGTATTACAGGAGGAAGTGATTCAACCAATCGGACTGTACCATACTTTCTTTTCAAAAAATGATTCTCTACAGCGGATGGTGGCGTATGGACATTATGATAAACGGCCAAGCAAAAACGATCTTCCTGAAAGTCCAGGCATGGCATATTCTATGCATACGGAGGCTAAAATTTTCACCAGATTCATGCTGTATCTGTTAGAACAAAAAGGGCTGAAACCAGCAACGTATGATACAATACTCTCTAAGCATTCAGAATATCCTTTCGCTGATGAAGTGCATAAACCCAAAGTTCCTACGTATATGGGTATGAGTCTTGAGATCAGAGAAACTCCTTTTGGTAAGACATTCGGCCATGGTGGCAATAATGGTGATTTCACTTGCAGATTTGAAGTCTATAAAGACTTAAAAATGGGATATGTTATTTTTACGAATTCCAATACCTCTAGTCCATTATTGGAAAACCTTAACAAGTTTCTAGTGGAAGGGAAAGATAAAGCATTGTAA
- a CDS encoding NAD(P)H-binding protein, with the protein MQIVITGSLGNIGKPLTKQLVQKGHAVTVISSKVERSAAIELLGATPAIGSFRDVDFLTDTFRGADIVYLMEAWEGIGSLFDKEMDFVAAFGIIGNNYKKAVERSGVKRIVHLSSVGAHTDKGNGSLYLHNTVEAILNTLPTDVSIKFMRPVGFFTNLFRHIQTIKTKGAIIQTYGGDRKEPWVSPLDIASTIADEMEKPFHDRTVHYVASDEVSPNEIAKIIGNAIGMPDLQWKVVPEEDMYSGMLAAGMNEWIAKGFVEMQAAQRNATLYEDFYLNKPALGKVKLAEFAKEFAIAYNNSAKQ; encoded by the coding sequence ATGCAAATAGTAATTACAGGTTCACTAGGGAATATAGGTAAACCGCTTACCAAGCAATTAGTACAGAAGGGACATGCTGTTACTGTCATCAGTAGTAAAGTGGAAAGGAGCGCTGCCATCGAATTATTGGGAGCGACCCCTGCCATTGGTTCATTCCGTGATGTTGACTTTTTAACTGATACCTTCAGAGGTGCTGATATCGTTTATCTAATGGAGGCCTGGGAAGGCATTGGAAGTCTATTTGATAAAGAGATGGACTTTGTCGCCGCGTTTGGTATCATTGGCAACAATTACAAAAAGGCAGTGGAGCGGTCTGGGGTAAAGCGTATTGTACACTTGAGCAGTGTAGGCGCCCATACGGATAAAGGCAATGGTAGTCTTTATCTGCACAATACAGTAGAGGCGATACTTAACACGCTGCCTACCGATGTATCGATAAAGTTTATGAGACCCGTTGGCTTTTTTACCAATCTATTCAGGCATATCCAAACTATCAAAACCAAAGGCGCCATCATACAAACTTATGGAGGTGACAGAAAAGAGCCTTGGGTGTCGCCTTTGGACATAGCTTCTACCATTGCTGACGAAATGGAAAAGCCTTTTCACGACAGAACCGTACATTACGTGGCCAGCGATGAAGTATCCCCCAATGAAATAGCGAAGATAATCGGCAATGCGATAGGTATGCCAGATCTTCAATGGAAAGTTGTTCCCGAAGAAGACATGTACAGTGGCATGCTGGCAGCAGGCATGAATGAATGGATAGCTAAAGGTTTTGTTGAGATGCAGGCAGCGCAAAGAAATGCTACTCTTTATGAAGATTTTTATCTTAACAAACCGGCATTAGGTAAAGTAAAATTAGCGGAATTCGCAAAAGAATTCGCCATTGCTTATAACAATTCCGCGAAACAATAG
- a CDS encoding helix-turn-helix domain-containing protein, translated as MKYDLRDLPDSIILNFFKIAYKTNLCGKAKYGQHFYDFGEGGLVFTAPNQVFERPDGNSNQGYLLLIHPDFLLSYPLSKKIKQYGFFSYAANEALHLSEKEREVIIALFKGIEDELNNRIDDFSQDVMISQIDLLLTYSNRFYKRQFITRKAINNNLLQQLEEILDNYYDRDMPIKQGIPTVQYLADQINLSPSYLSDLLRSLTGYNAQYLIHHKLVEKAKEILSTSNSSIAEVAYQLGFDYPQSFSRLFKTKTNVSPVEFKKSFNS; from the coding sequence ATGAAATACGACCTGCGTGACTTGCCTGATTCCATTATCCTGAATTTTTTTAAGATTGCCTATAAAACAAATCTTTGTGGAAAGGCGAAGTATGGTCAACATTTTTATGACTTCGGTGAAGGCGGTTTGGTATTTACGGCACCCAACCAGGTATTTGAGCGTCCAGATGGCAACAGCAACCAAGGTTATCTATTACTTATTCATCCCGATTTTCTTCTATCTTATCCATTATCCAAAAAAATCAAGCAATATGGTTTCTTTTCCTACGCAGCTAATGAAGCACTACACTTGTCGGAGAAAGAAAGGGAAGTGATCATCGCCTTATTTAAGGGCATCGAGGATGAATTAAATAACAGGATAGACGATTTCAGTCAGGATGTCATGATATCTCAGATTGACCTTTTGCTGACTTACAGCAATCGTTTTTATAAGCGACAGTTCATTACCCGGAAGGCCATCAATAATAATTTGCTACAACAACTAGAAGAAATCCTGGATAATTATTATGATAGAGATATGCCCATCAAACAAGGTATACCAACTGTTCAATATCTGGCAGATCAAATAAATCTGTCGCCAAGCTATTTAAGCGACCTGTTGCGATCGTTAACTGGTTATAATGCGCAATATCTTATACATCATAAACTTGTTGAAAAGGCAAAAGAGATATTATCAACTTCAAATTCATCAATTGCAGAGGTAGCTTATCAACTAGGGTTTGATTATCCGCAGTCTTTCAGCCGTTTATTTAAAACAAAAACAAATGTTTCTCCAGTTGAGTTCAAGAAATCTTTTAACTCTTAG
- a CDS encoding alpha/beta hydrolase, translated as MNYHYLGQEFNEIFTQKWANVNDINIHYVTGGEGEPIVLLHGYPQTWYAYRHIMPELAKHFKVIVPDLRGLGDSDKPASGYDIYTVADDIYLLIQQLGYKSIRLLGHDFGANVAYAYAASHRDEVSKLAFLDVGLLGEQLANRPLLPRNSKSLWWFPFHMVPELPELLVKGREEIYLNWFYQQTTFNKDAIDEAALKEYVRCYASPGGMKAGFDYYRSLLVDFELNAEQAKIKLKIPVLALGGALSFGMLPYESWKMVCEDCKGGVIANSGHYIAEEQPQLLLEQLLPFFVDA; from the coding sequence ATGAACTACCATTATTTAGGTCAGGAGTTTAATGAAATTTTTACTCAGAAGTGGGCAAACGTCAATGACATCAATATTCATTACGTAACAGGAGGAGAAGGCGAGCCGATTGTGCTGCTGCATGGTTATCCACAAACATGGTACGCTTATCGTCACATTATGCCAGAATTGGCCAAACATTTTAAGGTGATCGTTCCTGATCTTCGCGGCTTGGGTGATTCGGACAAACCAGCATCGGGATATGATATTTACACAGTTGCAGATGATATTTATCTATTGATTCAACAGCTGGGCTATAAAAGTATTCGTCTGTTGGGGCATGACTTTGGTGCCAACGTAGCCTATGCCTATGCGGCTTCACACCGTGATGAAGTAAGTAAACTGGCTTTTCTGGATGTTGGTCTGCTTGGGGAACAACTAGCTAATAGGCCTCTATTACCTCGTAACAGTAAATCACTTTGGTGGTTTCCTTTTCATATGGTTCCTGAATTGCCTGAACTATTGGTTAAAGGCCGCGAAGAGATTTACTTAAATTGGTTTTATCAACAAACTACATTTAATAAAGACGCTATTGATGAAGCAGCACTTAAAGAATATGTACGCTGCTATGCCTCCCCTGGAGGTATGAAAGCTGGGTTCGATTATTACCGATCTCTGCTTGTAGACTTTGAACTTAATGCTGAGCAAGCCAAAATAAAACTGAAAATACCTGTATTAGCGTTGGGTGGTGCTTTAAGCTTTGGGATGCTACCTTATGAATCCTGGAAAATGGTATGTGAAGACTGTAAAGGTGGTGTCATCGCAAATTCTGGACATTATATCGCGGAGGAACAGCCACAACTTTTACTGGAGCAACTACTACCATTCTTTGTAGATGCCTGA
- a CDS encoding RNA polymerase sigma-70 factor, giving the protein MDYQGASDTELWLFYQKSDIKAYNELFNRYADLMYRQALRHVKNSMDAEELTMDLFFNIWKKREQLSPNAGHNLIGYLTYAMRNRVINYLRKNIPGTVSTALLQDDMLIEGSYADHTLMAKDMAYIYQHYLDALSPQRRKIFMLHREENMSYTQIAREMNLSKKTVENYMNAALATLRETRKKY; this is encoded by the coding sequence ATGGACTATCAAGGGGCTTCCGATACAGAGCTATGGTTATTCTACCAGAAGAGCGACATCAAGGCATACAATGAGTTATTTAACCGCTATGCTGATTTGATGTACCGCCAGGCACTACGGCACGTAAAAAATTCGATGGATGCAGAGGAATTAACAATGGACTTATTTTTTAATATCTGGAAAAAGCGGGAACAACTAAGCCCCAACGCAGGCCATAATCTTATAGGGTATCTTACTTACGCTATGCGCAACCGTGTCATCAATTATTTACGAAAAAACATTCCGGGCACCGTTTCTACAGCATTACTGCAAGATGATATGCTAATCGAAGGCAGCTACGCTGACCATACTTTAATGGCGAAGGATATGGCATATATTTATCAGCACTACCTGGATGCCCTCAGTCCGCAACGCCGTAAAATTTTCATGCTGCACCGCGAAGAAAATATGAGTTACACCCAAATCGCCCGCGAAATGAACCTGTCCAAAAAGACTGTTGAAAACTACATGAATGCCGCGTTAGCCACACTTCGTGAAACAAGAAAAAAATACTGA
- a CDS encoding FecR family protein, with protein MDFTKHQLLEKFLLKTCTEAELQTVKALLDTAEGRAILYKKLADIDSQAEDGSGEADQMRSQVRVQHLKQRIHKRIAVTGRTEQNKIVRRNLLKIAAVLTGIVLTGTALFYQFKKTTPVQGSLFSVKQRNKIGPPLRCILPDSSVVYLAACSELRYSPNFPSNGRELELTGEAFFEVAQNQEHPFIVHTGAINTRVLGTSFKIQAFADEPFEIVVATGKVRVNTPTEKVILTPGSAVDYDVAKNELKQKITATDKLLQWKSGEVVFDDQPLKSVVNALQRRFGVKIIMPDAEMASYKVSGSFATTDNANDILYTLSVMGKFRYQQQADTIFHLYRTR; from the coding sequence GTGGACTTCACAAAACACCAGTTATTAGAGAAATTTCTTCTAAAAACTTGCACCGAGGCAGAACTGCAGACAGTAAAAGCACTTCTCGATACCGCAGAAGGCAGGGCTATCTTATACAAAAAGCTGGCCGACATAGATAGTCAAGCAGAAGATGGATCGGGGGAAGCCGATCAAATGCGATCCCAGGTACGGGTACAGCACTTGAAGCAGCGGATACACAAACGAATAGCCGTCACCGGCCGTACAGAACAAAATAAAATTGTACGGCGAAACCTGCTTAAAATAGCCGCTGTATTAACCGGCATTGTCCTGACAGGAACTGCCTTGTTCTATCAATTTAAAAAAACTACTCCGGTCCAGGGTAGTCTTTTCTCTGTAAAACAAAGAAATAAAATTGGGCCTCCGCTACGCTGTATATTACCCGATAGCAGCGTTGTATACCTGGCAGCCTGCAGCGAACTGCGTTATTCACCGAACTTTCCAAGTAACGGAAGGGAACTGGAATTAACAGGAGAAGCATTCTTTGAGGTCGCGCAAAATCAGGAACATCCATTTATTGTTCATACCGGCGCTATAAATACCCGTGTACTGGGTACCTCTTTTAAAATTCAGGCCTTTGCTGACGAACCGTTTGAAATAGTAGTAGCTACAGGTAAGGTCAGGGTCAATACTCCGACGGAAAAAGTCATACTAACCCCTGGATCAGCAGTAGACTATGACGTTGCAAAGAACGAATTAAAGCAGAAAATAACTGCTACAGATAAACTGCTACAATGGAAGTCAGGAGAAGTGGTTTTTGATGACCAACCATTGAAGTCCGTTGTCAACGCATTACAAAGACGTTTTGGGGTTAAAATCATTATGCCCGATGCCGAAATGGCTAGTTACAAGGTGTCAGGATCGTTTGCAACTACTGACAATGCAAATGATATTCTTTATACGCTCAGCGTCATGGGAAAATTTCGCTATCAACAGCAAGCGGATACTATCTTCCACCTGTATAGAACCAGATAA